In Glandiceps talaboti chromosome 6, keGlaTala1.1, whole genome shotgun sequence, one DNA window encodes the following:
- the LOC144436539 gene encoding uncharacterized protein LOC144436539: MAEQRYAPSEPAPDYPSQEPPAYPTVQPQYPPQQPQYPPQQPQYPPQQPQYPPQHPYPPPQYGQQYPPPPPPPPPPQASTNSTNVTVINAPTATTTMLIMEQSNSPTGTDTIGLILAIWNTLICFFPLGLVSLIISIVAFVYRGDRKHETADQLSRASLIISIIGFVLGPVVLILIIALL, translated from the exons ATGGCAGAAC AGAGATATGCACCAAGTGAGCCTGCTCCAGATTATCCCTCTCAAGAACCACCGGCCTATCCAACAGTTCAGCCACAGTATCCCCCGCAACAGCCACAGTATCCCCCACAACAGCCACAGTATCCCCCACAACAGCCACAGTATCCCCCGCAACATCCCTACCCCCCTCCACAGTATGGTCAACAatatccaccaccaccaccaccaccaccaccaccacaggcGTCTACAAATTCTACCAACGTAACG GTGATAAATGcaccaacagcaacaacaaccaTGTTGATAATGGAACAATCCAATTCGCCAACTGGTACAGATACTATTGGTTTGATATTGGCTATTTGGAACACCTTGATTTGTTTCTTTCCGCTTGGCCTTGTTTCACTCATCATTTCTATTGTG GCATTTGTTTACCGAGGTGACCGCAAACACGAAACTGCAGACCAGTTATCCAGAGCCTCACTTATCATCTCCATCATTGGTTTCGTGCTCGGACctgtagttttgattttgataattgcaCTGTTGTAG